One part of the Actinotignum schaalii genome encodes these proteins:
- a CDS encoding Fur family transcriptional regulator — MNASKPRVTAQRIAISKMVETIPEFVSAQELHEKLSREGQRIGLATVYRTLQAMADEGILDTMQEGTETLYRYCETEEHHHHLMCRHCGKTVEIALEGAEDWVRSIATANGFSDVDHTLELIGVCADCAAQQTARTAQHTGRAGQRGESAGRTGESAGRTGESAGR, encoded by the coding sequence ATGAACGCGTCTAAACCGCGGGTAACTGCCCAGCGGATCGCCATTTCGAAGATGGTGGAGACGATCCCGGAATTCGTTTCCGCCCAGGAGCTCCACGAAAAACTTTCCCGGGAAGGCCAGCGCATCGGCCTGGCCACCGTGTATCGCACCTTGCAGGCGATGGCGGACGAAGGGATTCTTGACACTATGCAGGAGGGCACCGAAACCCTCTACCGCTATTGCGAAACCGAAGAACACCACCATCACCTCATGTGCCGGCACTGCGGAAAAACCGTGGAAATCGCCCTCGAAGGGGCCGAAGATTGGGTGCGTTCCATCGCCACCGCCAACGGCTTCTCGGATGTGGACCACACTCTTGAACTCATCGGGGTCTGCGCCGATTGCGCCGCGCAGCAAACCGCCCGCACTGCGCAACACACTGGCCGTGCCGGGCAGCGCGGCGAAAGCGCGGGCCGTACCGGAGAAAGCGCGGGCCGCACCGGAGAAAGCGCGGGCCGCTAA
- a CDS encoding VTT domain-containing protein → MDSFSFLAGRSFAFVYLFLFLVVSLRSSATFWLGRYAAYLVARQREPRNRLAHRAWAWAHDERVIAASQRVARRGWPLVTLCFFTIGVQTVILIGAGLTRMSGWRFTLAALPGWLGWAAIYSTVGMLALRAVWAAIFGNPWGIAAVVVLGVVVAYFLFVFRTGRDRAETGAAVD, encoded by the coding sequence ATGGATTCCTTCTCTTTCCTGGCCGGGCGCTCTTTCGCCTTCGTTTACCTTTTCCTCTTCCTCGTGGTGTCCTTGCGTTCCAGCGCTACGTTCTGGTTGGGCCGCTATGCCGCCTACCTGGTGGCCCGGCAGCGCGAACCGCGCAACCGCCTCGCCCACCGGGCCTGGGCCTGGGCGCATGACGAGCGCGTGATCGCAGCCTCGCAGCGGGTGGCGCGGCGCGGCTGGCCCCTCGTTACTCTCTGCTTCTTCACCATCGGGGTGCAAACCGTCATCCTTATCGGTGCCGGGCTCACCCGCATGAGCGGCTGGCGTTTCACCCTGGCCGCGCTGCCCGGCTGGCTGGGCTGGGCGGCGATCTATTCCACGGTGGGTATGCTCGCCCTGCGAGCGGTCTGGGCCGCTATTTTCGGTAACCCGTGGGGAATTGCCGCAGTGGTGGTACTGGGCGTCGTCGTCGCCTATTTCCTTTTCGTTTTCCGCACCGGCCGGGACCGCGCGGAAACGGGCGCGGCGGTAGACTAG
- a CDS encoding glycine--tRNA ligase: MAKPAPSRLDNVISLAKRRGFVFPAGEIYGGTRSAWDYGPLGTELKENIKRQWWRYMVQSRDNVVGIDSSIILPREVWVASGHVGVFNDPLIECLNCHKRLRMDQLQEALAAKKHIDDPDSIPTAELGCPHCGVKGQWTEPRDFNMMLKTTLGPVEDESGLHYLRPETAQGIFVNFANVQTTSRKKPPFGIGQIGKSFRNEITPGNFIFRTREFEQMELEFFVKPGEDEEWHQYWIDQRLDWYKDLGINPEHLRLYEHPKEKLSHYSKRTVDIEYKFGFQGSDWGELEGIANRTDFDLTTHIKHSGKDLSYFDQASGERYVPYVIEPSAGLTRSLMAFLVDAYVEDEAPNTKGGVDKRTVLRLDPRLAPVKAAVLPLSRNEKLTPLAADLAARLRSSWNVDFDDAGAVGRRYRRQDEIGTPYCVTVDFDTLEDQAVTVRDRDTMEQVRIPLEKVEGFLAQKLVGC; encoded by the coding sequence TTGGCTAAGCCTGCTCCCTCCCGTCTCGATAACGTTATTTCTTTGGCCAAGCGCCGCGGTTTCGTCTTCCCCGCCGGGGAAATATACGGCGGTACTCGCTCGGCCTGGGATTACGGCCCGCTGGGAACTGAGCTGAAAGAAAATATTAAGCGCCAGTGGTGGCGTTACATGGTGCAAAGTCGCGATAACGTTGTGGGTATCGACTCCTCCATTATTTTGCCGCGGGAAGTGTGGGTTGCCTCCGGGCATGTCGGCGTGTTCAACGACCCGCTTATCGAATGCCTCAACTGCCACAAGCGCCTGCGCATGGACCAGCTCCAGGAAGCGCTGGCCGCCAAGAAGCATATTGACGACCCGGATTCCATTCCCACCGCGGAGCTGGGGTGCCCGCATTGCGGGGTGAAGGGCCAGTGGACCGAGCCGCGCGATTTTAATATGATGCTGAAAACCACCCTCGGCCCGGTGGAAGACGAATCCGGCCTGCACTACCTGCGTCCGGAAACCGCCCAGGGTATTTTCGTGAATTTCGCGAATGTGCAAACAACCTCGCGTAAGAAGCCGCCTTTCGGCATCGGCCAGATCGGCAAGTCGTTCCGCAACGAAATCACCCCCGGAAACTTCATTTTCCGCACCCGCGAATTCGAGCAGATGGAACTGGAATTCTTCGTCAAGCCGGGGGAGGACGAAGAATGGCACCAGTACTGGATTGACCAGCGCCTGGATTGGTATAAGGACCTGGGGATCAACCCGGAGCACCTGCGCCTGTACGAACACCCCAAGGAAAAGCTCTCCCACTACTCCAAGCGCACCGTGGATATTGAATACAAATTCGGTTTCCAAGGTTCGGATTGGGGCGAACTGGAAGGTATTGCCAACCGTACCGATTTCGACCTCACCACCCATATCAAGCATTCGGGCAAGGATCTGTCCTACTTCGACCAGGCCAGCGGGGAACGCTACGTTCCCTACGTGATTGAGCCTTCGGCCGGGCTGACCCGCTCGCTCATGGCCTTCCTCGTGGACGCCTACGTGGAGGACGAAGCGCCCAATACCAAGGGCGGGGTGGATAAGCGCACCGTGCTGCGCCTGGATCCGCGCCTGGCGCCCGTCAAGGCCGCGGTGCTCCCGCTCTCGCGTAACGAGAAGCTCACGCCCCTGGCGGCGGATCTTGCCGCGCGCTTGCGGTCCTCGTGGAATGTTGATTTCGACGACGCGGGAGCGGTCGGGCGCCGCTACCGCCGCCAGGACGAAATTGGCACCCCGTACTGCGTGACCGTGGACTTCGACACTCTCGAAGACCAGGCGGTGACGGTCCGCGACCGCGACACCATGGAGCAGGTTCGGATCCCGCTGGAGAAGGTGGAGGGCTTCCTGGCCCAGAAACTGGTGGGCTGCTAG
- a CDS encoding RNA-binding S4 domain-containing protein: MAASDIPSIEVRLPIKLGQFVKLASLAASGAEARELIEAGDISVNGQVETRRGSALSDGDVVALAQPRGALRVRVASL; encoded by the coding sequence GTGGCCGCATCAGATATCCCCAGCATTGAGGTTCGTTTGCCGATTAAGCTCGGCCAGTTCGTGAAATTAGCATCGCTGGCCGCCTCCGGCGCCGAAGCCCGCGAGCTTATTGAAGCGGGCGATATTAGCGTGAACGGCCAGGTGGAAACCCGGCGCGGCAGCGCGCTGAGCGACGGCGATGTGGTTGCCCTCGCCCAGCCGCGCGGTGCCTTGCGCGTGCGGGTAGCGAGCCTTTAG
- a CDS encoding carboxylate--amine ligase: MDALPVIFGNEVEAYSFARLFHETYGVTSLVVAEYPRGHINNSSILSVRYCERHIMEDEEKFVALLNSLAAEFAERTLICLVNVDEGVDVIVRNRHRLASNWFFPFAAPDVVDLANSKEAMAQVYEKAGEAAPRRAVVHLSQPDTWDAALATLPFPIVVKPARADNPTSLYATGLKKVEVFDDAAAARAKFTTLAGRQVDIDLIAQELIPGDDTTQWVVNGYIDSRGHLSAIGSGRVLLGLHEPSLIGNAGIILTDPDGFLTDRAERIVREVGLRGFFSMDVKIDPRTGQAYWLDLNPRAGRGHYYLKVGGVNLARALVADMAGETAPLQRVNRAGIFAIIPAWLAGRHYLRDPQLAEQVRRVRRSGPVVNPIAYRKDRHSKRTLFRMLSDIRAVQKMRRFYPHPTESGF, encoded by the coding sequence ATGGATGCACTGCCGGTGATCTTCGGCAATGAGGTGGAAGCCTATAGTTTCGCGCGGCTGTTCCACGAGACTTACGGGGTGACGTCGCTCGTCGTCGCCGAATACCCGCGCGGGCATATTAATAATTCCTCCATCCTCTCGGTGCGCTACTGCGAACGCCATATTATGGAGGACGAAGAAAAATTCGTGGCCCTGCTCAACTCCCTGGCCGCGGAGTTCGCGGAGCGCACCCTCATCTGCCTCGTCAATGTTGATGAGGGCGTGGACGTTATTGTGCGCAACCGGCACCGCCTCGCCTCCAACTGGTTCTTCCCCTTCGCCGCGCCGGACGTCGTGGACCTGGCGAATTCGAAAGAGGCGATGGCGCAGGTGTACGAAAAGGCGGGGGAGGCGGCCCCGCGGCGCGCCGTCGTTCATCTTTCCCAACCCGATACCTGGGACGCAGCGCTCGCCACGCTGCCTTTCCCCATCGTCGTCAAACCCGCGCGTGCGGATAACCCCACCTCGCTGTACGCCACGGGCCTGAAAAAAGTGGAGGTATTCGACGATGCCGCAGCGGCCCGCGCGAAATTTACCACGCTTGCCGGCCGTCAGGTCGATATTGACCTCATCGCTCAGGAACTCATCCCCGGCGACGACACCACCCAGTGGGTTGTCAACGGGTATATCGATTCGCGCGGGCACCTGAGCGCGATTGGCTCGGGGAGGGTGCTCCTCGGGCTGCACGAGCCATCTCTCATCGGTAATGCCGGGATTATTCTCACTGATCCGGATGGGTTCCTCACCGACCGCGCCGAACGGATTGTGCGTGAGGTGGGCTTGCGCGGCTTCTTCTCCATGGACGTGAAAATTGATCCGCGGACCGGCCAGGCCTATTGGCTGGATCTCAACCCGCGGGCCGGGCGCGGGCACTACTACCTCAAGGTGGGCGGGGTGAATCTGGCGCGCGCTCTGGTGGCGGATATGGCCGGGGAAACCGCGCCGCTCCAGCGGGTCAATCGCGCCGGGATTTTCGCGATTATTCCCGCCTGGCTGGCGGGGCGCCACTACTTGCGCGATCCGCAGCTGGCCGAGCAGGTGCGGCGGGTGCGGAGGAGCGGCCCGGTGGTCAACCCGATCGCCTACAGAAAGGACCGCCACTCCAAGCGCACCCTCTTCCGGATGCTCTCCGATATTCGCGCGGTACAGAAAATGCGGCGCTTCTACCCGCATCCCACCGAATCTGGATTCTAA
- the murJ gene encoding murein biosynthesis integral membrane protein MurJ → MRFFPPRRPSGRHFVADDRADARPDRAESAAAGPESETSATAGPEPATSGGSAGPAISSTSSENTASEKSASAARASIIMFFGTLVSRILGLVRSPILLGAVVGLTSPAGNAFGIANKLPNLIYMIIVGGLVNAVLVPAIVRATKRGEKEGAAFINKLLTVAIVGLGAVTVLITLAAPAVVKVMAATMSEDWYRLTVAWAYWCLPQIFFYGMYTVIGQILNARENFGPYMWAPALNNVVAVLGMLAILALFGSATPEDALEAGRWTASRVGWLGGISTLGIVAQALILIWPLRRLGIHFRFDFRWRNSGLGAAGRASWWMLLMMVTSIIPTALISNAAAGASDRAIRMGMNSEYVAGNFAYDTAYTIYSLPTSLFVVSIATAVFTRISRAAADGDRDRMRRDVSRTLRIVSTIMFLAAIGLMVFAVPVSRLFAITSSAEQAVTLGKVVASMALGLFGIGAVSVLDRVYYAFEDTRGAFLISLPFQGASCVLTVFCALLPPQHVVWAVGIVGSLANIFAVIVMLWHLSPRMGGVDGAVLASFHLKLLGISGLAAAAGYGAARLVGPVFSPMSPAQALLALIVGGSVMVLVYVGGMKLAKMEEIDVLFRPVGRILARLRRR, encoded by the coding sequence ATGCGTTTCTTCCCCCCGCGCCGCCCCAGCGGACGGCATTTTGTGGCCGATGACCGTGCGGACGCCCGCCCGGATAGAGCGGAATCCGCGGCCGCCGGCCCCGAGTCCGAAACTTCCGCCACTGCCGGCCCCGAGCCCGCTACCTCCGGCGGCTCCGCGGGGCCGGCTATCTCCTCCACCTCGAGCGAGAATACCGCGAGCGAAAAAAGCGCGAGCGCCGCGCGGGCCTCCATCATTATGTTCTTCGGCACGCTCGTCTCGCGCATCCTCGGCCTGGTGCGCTCCCCGATTCTCCTCGGCGCGGTGGTGGGCCTGACCTCGCCGGCCGGCAACGCTTTCGGGATCGCCAATAAGCTCCCCAATCTTATTTACATGATTATTGTGGGGGGCCTCGTCAATGCGGTGCTGGTGCCGGCCATTGTGCGGGCCACCAAACGGGGGGAGAAAGAAGGCGCCGCCTTTATTAACAAGCTCCTCACCGTGGCGATTGTGGGCCTGGGCGCGGTAACTGTGCTCATCACCCTGGCCGCTCCCGCTGTGGTCAAAGTTATGGCGGCCACCATGTCCGAGGACTGGTATCGCCTCACGGTGGCCTGGGCTTACTGGTGCCTGCCCCAAATTTTCTTCTACGGCATGTACACCGTGATCGGGCAGATCCTCAACGCCCGCGAAAACTTCGGGCCCTATATGTGGGCGCCGGCTCTCAATAACGTGGTGGCGGTGCTCGGGATGCTCGCCATCCTCGCTCTTTTCGGTTCGGCCACCCCGGAAGACGCCCTGGAAGCGGGGCGCTGGACCGCCTCGCGGGTGGGCTGGCTCGGTGGTATTTCCACCCTGGGGATCGTCGCCCAAGCGCTTATTCTCATCTGGCCGCTGCGCCGCCTGGGTATCCATTTCCGTTTCGATTTCCGGTGGCGCAATTCCGGGCTGGGAGCGGCCGGCCGGGCCTCCTGGTGGATGCTCCTCATGATGGTCACCTCCATTATTCCGACGGCGCTCATCTCCAATGCCGCCGCCGGGGCTTCTGACCGGGCCATTCGCATGGGGATGAACTCCGAGTACGTGGCGGGCAATTTCGCCTATGACACGGCCTATACGATCTACTCCCTCCCCACCTCACTTTTCGTGGTTTCCATCGCCACCGCGGTCTTCACCCGCATTTCGCGCGCCGCGGCGGATGGCGACCGGGATCGGATGCGCCGCGACGTCTCCCGCACTCTGCGCATCGTCTCCACCATCATGTTCCTGGCCGCCATCGGCCTCATGGTTTTCGCGGTACCCGTCTCCCGCCTCTTCGCCATTACGTCGAGCGCGGAGCAGGCCGTCACCCTCGGGAAAGTGGTGGCCTCCATGGCCCTCGGGCTCTTCGGCATCGGCGCGGTGAGCGTGCTCGACCGCGTCTACTACGCCTTCGAGGACACCCGCGGCGCCTTCCTCATCAGCTTGCCGTTCCAGGGAGCCTCCTGCGTGCTCACGGTTTTCTGCGCGCTGCTCCCGCCCCAACACGTGGTGTGGGCGGTGGGTATCGTGGGCTCACTCGCCAATATTTTTGCGGTCATCGTGATGCTCTGGCACCTGTCCCCGCGGATGGGTGGGGTCGACGGCGCAGTCCTGGCATCCTTCCATCTCAAACTCCTGGGGATTTCTGGCTTGGCAGCCGCGGCCGGCTACGGGGCGGCCCGTCTGGTGGGCCCCGTCTTTAGCCCCATGAGCCCCGCCCAGGCACTCCTGGCTCTCATCGTGGGGGGAAGCGTCATGGTGCTGGTGTACGTGGGTGGCATGAAGCTGGCAAAAATGGAAGAAATCGACGTGCTTTTCCGCCCCGTGGGTAGGATCCTGGCCCGGCTACGCCGCCGCTAA
- a CDS encoding lipid II:glycine glycyltransferase FemX yields MHFTTLTAEEYASATRHSPRLFLAQLPEYGQWRTEQGDAVDYVGVHDGAQLRGVALITYQPWKKLFTRAIITNGPTLDWEDGELVEFFFAQLAAYLATKKRVIALRITPNVPAAFYEDTTKIADSPLGARVAEQLCAAGFQHIPVDPHDPADIHFIYTKDIAGKSFEEIADSLTKTMRRQVKHVGRYGVEVHTGGVELWDTFHQLYESSRERTEMAEISDYSAQLYTGMMEKLGPERAFLAIAYAHPATYLEDITANIARLDEQIAQNSTEPRTRKKEGALKELGSQRASLLKQETEARDLAQRYGNNVPFAGVLAFRWGDELVQLLRGFNKDFTTYNRDYPVESTLLRWAAAHDISTYNTLGISGIFDATGPDYPVLEYKRKLNGNVEEFIGTFALALRPEAKLTGALI; encoded by the coding sequence ATGCATTTCACCACCTTGACCGCCGAGGAATACGCTTCCGCAACCCGCCACAGCCCGCGTCTTTTCCTCGCCCAGCTTCCCGAATACGGCCAGTGGCGCACCGAGCAGGGTGACGCCGTTGATTATGTGGGGGTGCATGATGGCGCACAGCTGCGCGGCGTCGCCCTTATTACGTACCAGCCGTGGAAGAAGCTTTTTACCCGCGCCATTATTACCAATGGCCCCACCCTGGATTGGGAGGACGGTGAGCTGGTGGAGTTCTTTTTCGCGCAGCTCGCCGCGTATCTTGCCACCAAGAAGCGGGTGATTGCGCTGCGCATCACTCCCAATGTGCCCGCCGCTTTCTATGAGGACACCACGAAAATTGCGGATTCGCCCCTGGGTGCGCGGGTGGCCGAGCAGCTGTGCGCAGCTGGGTTCCAGCATATTCCTGTGGATCCCCATGACCCGGCCGATATTCATTTTATTTATACGAAGGATATTGCCGGGAAGAGTTTCGAGGAGATCGCTGATTCCCTCACGAAAACGATGCGCCGCCAGGTCAAGCACGTGGGGCGCTACGGCGTGGAGGTGCATACCGGCGGGGTCGAATTGTGGGATACCTTCCACCAGCTTTATGAATCCTCGCGCGAACGCACCGAGATGGCTGAGATCTCGGATTATTCCGCGCAGCTGTATACCGGGATGATGGAGAAGCTGGGCCCCGAGCGCGCTTTCCTCGCGATTGCCTACGCGCATCCAGCCACCTACCTGGAGGACATCACCGCGAATATCGCCCGCCTCGATGAGCAGATCGCGCAGAATTCCACCGAGCCGCGCACCCGCAAGAAGGAGGGTGCCCTCAAGGAGCTCGGCAGCCAGCGCGCTTCCCTCCTCAAGCAGGAAACCGAGGCCCGCGATTTAGCGCAGCGCTATGGCAATAATGTGCCTTTTGCCGGGGTTCTGGCTTTCCGCTGGGGCGATGAGCTGGTGCAGCTGCTCCGCGGTTTCAATAAGGATTTCACCACTTATAACCGTGATTATCCGGTGGAATCGACCCTGCTGCGCTGGGCGGCCGCCCACGATATTTCCACCTACAACACCCTCGGGATTTCCGGTATTTTCGACGCCACCGGCCCCGATTACCCGGTGCTCGAGTACAAGCGCAAACTCAACGGGAACGTGGAGGAATTCATCGGCACTTTCGCGCTGGCATTGCGCCCGGAAGCTAAGCTCACGGGAGCGTTAATCTAG
- a CDS encoding YibE/F family protein — protein MHHHSDIEVPARVRRKVGRLLAAIVVPLALLTAIALVVLWPRGESPVGSIPLNSPGVQMVSGPITSVGQTDAQGQTPVEMEVEGVPVPVHVPAEVVASGLEVGDVIEARFNPAMVTSGTAHIFVDFERGMPLALLAGLYVLVIVAVARWKGLAALAGLGVSLLVVGFFIIPALASGGNAFAVVLTGASAMMFASIYMAHGISIRTTTAIIGTFLGLLITTAVAVWAVGAQNLSGTGGEQTAMLSWSLGGINMRTLLLAGIILAGLGALNDVTITQVSTIWELHAESPSTPRRRLISRGMAIGRDHIASTVYTLAFAYVGASLPLLILASIYQRSFLDLMQVEQIAEEITRTLAASVGLVLAIPLTTAVAALLAPVAPGRDRVSA, from the coding sequence GTGCATCATCATTCAGATATCGAGGTCCCGGCGCGGGTGCGCCGCAAGGTCGGGCGCCTGCTTGCCGCTATTGTTGTTCCCCTCGCGCTGCTTACCGCGATTGCGCTAGTGGTGCTGTGGCCGCGCGGGGAGTCCCCGGTGGGCTCCATTCCGCTGAATTCCCCGGGCGTGCAGATGGTGAGCGGGCCGATTACCTCAGTGGGGCAGACGGATGCCCAGGGCCAGACTCCGGTGGAGATGGAGGTCGAGGGCGTGCCGGTTCCCGTGCACGTCCCCGCCGAGGTGGTGGCCTCCGGACTGGAGGTGGGCGACGTGATCGAAGCCCGTTTCAACCCGGCTATGGTCACCTCGGGCACCGCCCATATTTTCGTTGATTTCGAGCGCGGGATGCCCCTGGCGCTGCTGGCCGGGCTGTACGTGCTGGTCATTGTGGCGGTGGCACGCTGGAAGGGGCTGGCGGCGCTCGCGGGCCTGGGGGTGTCCCTCCTCGTGGTCGGCTTCTTTATTATCCCGGCATTGGCCAGCGGTGGGAATGCTTTCGCAGTGGTGCTCACCGGGGCGTCGGCGATGATGTTCGCCTCGATTTATATGGCCCACGGTATTTCTATCCGCACCACCACCGCGATTATCGGCACGTTCCTCGGGCTTCTTATCACCACGGCGGTGGCGGTGTGGGCGGTGGGTGCCCAAAACCTGAGCGGCACGGGCGGGGAACAAACCGCGATGCTGTCCTGGAGCCTGGGCGGTATCAATATGCGCACACTGCTGCTAGCGGGGATTATTTTGGCCGGGCTCGGGGCTCTCAATGATGTCACTATTACCCAGGTTTCCACCATTTGGGAGCTGCATGCCGAATCGCCGAGCACGCCCCGCCGCCGCCTCATCAGCCGCGGGATGGCCATCGGGCGCGACCATATTGCCTCGACCGTTTACACGCTGGCTTTTGCCTACGTGGGGGCCTCGCTGCCCCTTCTTATTCTCGCCTCGATTTACCAGCGGTCTTTCCTAGACCTCATGCAGGTGGAGCAGATCGCGGAGGAGATCACCCGTACCCTGGCTGCCTCCGTTGGTTTGGTATTAGCAATTCCTTTGACGACGGCGGTAGCCGCGCTCCTCGCTCCTGTGGCACCCGGGCGGGATCGGGTGAGCGCCTAG